ACATAACTGTGATCTTTTCTATGGAAAACCAGGTAGTGATGCCGATCAGGTAAAAGGAGACGGAGCTTTGGATGCCAAAAAATCTACGTATGTTACATTTTCATACAATCACTTTTGGGATAATGGAAAAAGCTGTCTTTTAGGATTAAGCGAAGGAACGACTTCCGGACTGTACATTACGTATCATCACAATTGGTTTGATCATTCCGATTCCAGGCATCCGAGAGTAAGGTATTATTCAGCACACGTCTACAATAATTATTATGACGGAAATTCAAAATATGGCGTGGGTTCCACTATGGGTTCATCCGTTTTTGTGGAAGGAAATTATTTCAGAAACTGTAAGTATCCGATGTTAACCTCAAAACAGGGAACCGATATCGCCAATGGTTCAACAGGAACTTTTTCTGGGGAAAATGGCGGTGTTGTAAAAGCTTTCAACAATTATATGATGGGTCAGAATGCTTTTGTTCCTTACAATTCAAGTTCCGCGGCAAGTCATTTTGATGCGTATGTAGCTACCTCGAGAAATGAGATGCTGGGAACCAATATTAAAGCGTTTCAGGGCAATGGAAACTATAATAATTTCGATACTGATGCTTCTCTGTATGTAAATTCTTTGGTTCCGGACTCCCCTACCGCTGCAAAAGATAAAGTGACCCAATACTCAGGACGAGTTTCCGGAGGTGATATCAGCTGGAATTTCAGCAATGCAAATGATGATACTTCGGACGCCGTAAATACAGGTTTAATGGCTGTTTTACAAGGTTACACCTCTTCTCTTGTATCGGTTCAAGGCGAGACATCAGCTCCGGTAAGCTCTCAAACATTAACGATTGCTTCCAACAACGAGCAAAATGTAAGTTCAGGAAGCTCTATTTCTCCAATGATCTTTACCTGGGGAGGAACAGCGACTGATGCTAATGTGACAGGACTTCCGGCTTCGGGAATCAGTTTCGTGAAAAATTCAACTAACAAAACCATTACTGTTTCAGGAATTCCGACGGCTGATATTGATTTTACCATTACAACAACTGGAAGTTCAGGAAATCCGGTTTCGGCAACGGGAAGTATTTCTGTGACGCCTACAGGTTCTAACCCTCAGGGAAATGAAGTCCATAACTTCACAACTTCCAATCTCAGCAGTTCGTTCTACAGCTTTACCTCTGCCAATATGAATTCAACGGACGGTTCTGCAAGTTATGATGGATTGACTTTAACCAAAAGATTAAAAATAGAGTCATCAACAGCGATTAATTTTACAACTACAGCTTCTTCAGCTTTGACTTTGGTTTTTGACCCAACATTTAGCGGAACCATTAAAGTAAATAATGTATCTTACACGGCTTCATCGGGAGTCGTAAATATTCCGAGTTTAGCAGCAGGTTCGCATTCGATCACGAAAGGAAGCGTTGCCAATCTGTTCTATATTAAAACCGAATATGCGTCATCTATGGTTTTAGCAACCAAAGAAACTTCTATGGAAAAGGTTAGAATCCATCCCAATCCTGTAGAAACATTCTTTACAATTTTTACTTCGGGGAAAGAAGATATTGAGCAAATTATTATCACCAATTCGATGGGAGAAATGGTGAAAAACATCAAAGGAAATGCAAAAACCATCAGTATGGAAGGAATGATGAGCGGAATTTATTTCCTACAGATAAAAACCAATAAAGGAATTATTCAACAAAAAATTATAAAAAAATAATCTTCTTCATTTAATTTAAAATTCGTTACCGCCTCAGATTTTGGGGCGGTTTTTTATTTAAATTAAAACACAAAAAAACCAATGCCTAGGACATTGGTTAGTATTTTTTCTATTAAGTATTTATTATCTAATTTTTTTCTTAACGAAAATCTGGTAGCCTAAATAAATTAAAGGCAACGCCATAATTCCTATATAAATTGAATTTTCTATTGCTGCTGCAGGTTGATTAGCAACCGCATAAACTAAACCGAAAAATGCGCCTCCCAAATGAGCTGCATGCCCGATATTGTCATGTTGATTAGGGTTTAGCATCATATAAACCGAGTAGCTAAAGTACAACAGGCCAAATACAAATCCAGGTATACCAATAGGAATAAAAAACATATAAATTTCCAAATTAGGGATCATTGCAATTGAAGCAAATAAAATCCCGGAAACA
The sequence above is a segment of the Chryseobacterium sp. MYb264 genome. Coding sequences within it:
- a CDS encoding pectate lyase family protein — its product is MKRILSFFVLLFGILLLKAQVTITQATGWLETAYVKWTPVSGADSYRVYYTGGGVTNKLIDTQLIRSYGSYFRADILGLTPGNYTIKVVPVTNNVEGTAAFSNSVTVLPQDRTGFAHSNGRTPGAYNNDGTLKANAVVIYITQNTKNTVSLNVTGANSNPCVGLQTILDGFKKGNDTRPLAVRFIGNITDPNYLLNGDIVVENKNIAASSITLEGVGSDAVANGWGIRIKNATNIEVRNLGFMLTDAAEGDNLSLQQNNSYIWAHNCDLFYGKPGSDADQVKGDGALDAKKSTYVTFSYNHFWDNGKSCLLGLSEGTTSGLYITYHHNWFDHSDSRHPRVRYYSAHVYNNYYDGNSKYGVGSTMGSSVFVEGNYFRNCKYPMLTSKQGTDIANGSTGTFSGENGGVVKAFNNYMMGQNAFVPYNSSSAASHFDAYVATSRNEMLGTNIKAFQGNGNYNNFDTDASLYVNSLVPDSPTAAKDKVTQYSGRVSGGDISWNFSNANDDTSDAVNTGLMAVLQGYTSSLVSVQGETSAPVSSQTLTIASNNEQNVSSGSSISPMIFTWGGTATDANVTGLPASGISFVKNSTNKTITVSGIPTADIDFTITTTGSSGNPVSATGSISVTPTGSNPQGNEVHNFTTSNLSSSFYSFTSANMNSTDGSASYDGLTLTKRLKIESSTAINFTTTASSALTLVFDPTFSGTIKVNNVSYTASSGVVNIPSLAAGSHSITKGSVANLFYIKTEYASSMVLATKETSMEKVRIHPNPVETFFTIFTSGKEDIEQIIITNSMGEMVKNIKGNAKTISMEGMMSGIYFLQIKTNKGIIQQKIIKK